The genomic DNA TCGATTGCCAATCCGCCCTGGGCCAGCCAGCCTGAGTTGTTTAAAGCGACCGAGCTTGAGGCCGACATCCGGCTCCGCTCGCTGCTGGAGGGGCCCGTTCAGATCGATCGCCTGGCGCTGACGGGCGCTGCTGTGGCGCTAGAAGGGCTGCCCGACGGCCGACGAACCTGGGACTTTCCCTGGAGCGCTTCATCAGCAGGATCACCGTCAACAAGCGCCCCGATGCCTCAACTCTCAGCGCTCAGTGCTCAGGACCTCACGATTCAGGTGTCGCTGCCGGAGCTCACTCAGGTCAGCCTGCTTACCCTGGAGACAACCCAGTTCGGCCGTGACGGCGATCGTTTTGACGTGACGCTGTCAGGCGAGGTCAACAACGTCGACCTGACGCTGGAAGGCCATCTCGCACCCTCAACATCTATGGGAACCCAACGCCGCCAGGATCTCACCCTCGATGCCAGCCTTGGAGAGATTTCTCTCACTGGCACAGCCCGCGGCATCGATACACAAACCGTCTCACTGACATCCGCGGAGCTGACGGTGGCGGGGCCCGACGCAGCCTACCTACTCGAGACGCTGAACCTGCCTGACTTCACCTCCGGCCCCCTGGATCTGTTGGTTGAGCTAACGCCCGGAGACGAGCGGAACCAGGCAAGCCTGGCAGGCCACCTTGGCGAATACGAGATGGGAGCCGCCGGGTGGTTTCGGGACCTCCGAGGCGCGGGCGGTTTCGAGATCACCGGGACGGTCGCGGGTCCAGAGCTGAAGCTGCTGCGCCCTGCCCTCAAAATTTTTGAGCTGGCTGAGGCGCCGTTCCTCTTTGCGGGAACAGTTCGCTCGGATGGCCAGGCGTTTGCGGTGGAGCCCCTGAGGCTGACGGTTGACGGCAAGGTCGTCCGTGGCGAAGGAAAACTGCTGAAGGGAGACACCGGACAACAGCTTCAGCTCGCCCTGGCGAGCGACGACCTCTCAACCGAGGTGACGATCAACCTTTCCGTCCCAAGTTCGATCCAGGGCGCCGAGCTGACCGTCATGATGCAAGGCGCAGACGCCGGCGCGGTCGCCGGAACTGTCGGGCTGCCAGGCCTTTCGGCGATGCCCTTCAAGGCATTCGGACATGGCGTGATCGACGGTGGGGCGCTGGCGGTCGACCGGGCGCGCGTCGAGATTCTGGACGAACAGCTTGACATCAACGGTCGTCTGGCGGGCCGCGAGACGGAGTTGGACCTGGAAGCCAGCGACATCACCCTATCCGCGTGGTTTGACGGCAACGCTGTGCCTTTCCCCGATCTGGAACATGTCTACGGCACGGGCCGGTTCCGCGCGTCGCAGGAGGCATCAACGCTGACCGATCTGGCGCTGACCTCCGGAAATTTGCGCTTCGGGGGCACCATGACCTGGCCGATCGGGCGTAAGGAGACGCAGCTCGATCTGTCAGTCTCGGGTCCGGACGCCGCAGGGGCAGCGGAGGCTTTGGGCGCGGGAGGCCTGCCCGCGCTGCCGTTTGTCCTGTCCGGGAGAGCCACCTACGCTGAAAAAAGGCTAAGCGTATCGGCAGCGGAACTCGAGCTTGATGACCAGGTGATCCGCTTTGACGGCAGGATGGTCGCCGACGCGGGAGCACCAGCGGCTGAGCTCAGTTTCTCAACCGAGGGCATTCGCCCCTCAACCTGGCTACCAGAGCTTGACGCGTTTGCACCAAAGCTCTCCCCGCTGTCCGGCTCGGGTCAGCTTCGCTACTCCGAAAATGCTCTAGTCATGGAAAACCTTGCAATGTCAGCCGGTCCAGCGACCTTAGTCGGGCGGTTCTCAATCGATCTCGACGCTGCTGCGGCCGGAGGTGCGCTCGATTTACGGATCCAGTCGCCTTCCGCGACGCTGCTGCTGCCGGCTCTCGATCCGTACGCGCTGGCAAAAGAGCCGCTGGCCGTTTACACCGTTGGCACATGGAGCGCGAACGGCCTTGAGCTGGCCGAAGCGAGCCTTGAATTGGGAGCCCGAGGGTCCGTTGCCGGCCCCGTCAGCCTACGCCTGGAACCTAAGCCCGTGGTCACGGTGGACCTTAAGTCCGAAGGTCTGGATCTGCGCAGTGGAAAGGCCGCGGCCAGCGAACCGCCAGGTCTGGGTTCAGTGATGAAGCAACGTGCTGACGGTCGAGTCATTCCCCCCGACGATCTCCCGCTGACGTGGCTGTCGAGGCTCGACCTCGATTTCCAGATCGCTATGGATTCGCTGTTCAGCGATACCTGGGCGGGCCCGCAGATCAGCACCGCGGGGACTCTCCGCGACGGCCGTCTGGACGTCAGTCGTTTTGAGTCCGATGGCGTGCGGGGACAGCTGAGCGGCACGTTCACCGCGGAGCCGGCGGATGACGCCTATCGCTTCGATGTGGACCTTGAGGGCCGAAACCTCTACGTCGCCTCACCCTCGGAGGACGCCGATTCGCTGGCTGACCGGCCCAGCTACAGTCTGAGCGCGGAGCTGCACGCGGAAGGACGCAGCTTGCGCGCACTGGCCGCATCCGTGTCGGGCCGGGTCACCGTAGATGCTCAGGCGGGCATCCTTGAGCGCCGCAACAGCCTCCTGACCACGCTGATTCTTCAAGACACGCTGACCGGCCTCCTCGAAACCGTGCTGCCATTTGTCCGCAGCCGTGACGAGCTGGAGCTGTCCTGCCTGGTCGTGCGCCTGGAGCTCGAGAACGGTCGCGCCGGCGGCGATCCGTTTTTTGCCCTGCAGACTCGGGAAGTGAATCTGCTCGCGCGAGGAGATATCGAACTTGCGAGCG from Pseudomonadota bacterium includes the following:
- a CDS encoding AsmA-like C-terminal region-containing protein; translation: MRRRVVVFSGFVLAGLTAVGLFLLLADLGFLRDRLTSAASRSLGREVRISGPLSLRLGRQIQLVASDVSIANPPWASQPELFKATELEADIRLRSLLEGPVQIDRLALTGAAVALEGLPDGRRTWDFPWSASSAGSPSTSAPMPQLSALSAQDLTIQVSLPELTQVSLLTLETTQFGRDGDRFDVTLSGEVNNVDLTLEGHLAPSTSMGTQRRQDLTLDASLGEISLTGTARGIDTQTVSLTSAELTVAGPDAAYLLETLNLPDFTSGPLDLLVELTPGDERNQASLAGHLGEYEMGAAGWFRDLRGAGGFEITGTVAGPELKLLRPALKIFELAEAPFLFAGTVRSDGQAFAVEPLRLTVDGKVVRGEGKLLKGDTGQQLQLALASDDLSTEVTINLSVPSSIQGAELTVMMQGADAGAVAGTVGLPGLSAMPFKAFGHGVIDGGALAVDRARVEILDEQLDINGRLAGRETELDLEASDITLSAWFDGNAVPFPDLEHVYGTGRFRASQEASTLTDLALTSGNLRFGGTMTWPIGRKETQLDLSVSGPDAAGAAEALGAGGLPALPFVLSGRATYAEKRLSVSAAELELDDQVIRFDGRMVADAGAPAAELSFSTEGIRPSTWLPELDAFAPKLSPLSGSGQLRYSENALVMENLAMSAGPATLVGRFSIDLDAAAAGGALDLRIQSPSATLLLPALDPYALAKEPLAVYTVGTWSANGLELAEASLELGARGSVAGPVSLRLEPKPVVTVDLKSEGLDLRSGKAAASEPPGLGSVMKQRADGRVIPPDDLPLTWLSRLDLDFQIAMDSLFSDTWAGPQISTAGTLRDGRLDVSRFESDGVRGQLSGTFTAEPADDAYRFDVDLEGRNLYVASPSEDADSLADRPSYSLSAELHAEGRSLRALAASVSGRVTVDAQAGILERRNSLLTTLILQDTLTGLLETVLPFVRSRDELELSCLVVRLELENGRAGGDPFFALQTREVNLLARGDIELASETLNLDVIAQPRRGLGISIGDLINPFTRVGGTLADPRIVADPRNAVIETGVGIATGGLWPLGKNLLKRFLDDDACTKAMAEPANTR